From Streptomyces cyaneogriseus subsp. noncyanogenus, the proteins below share one genomic window:
- a CDS encoding ATP-binding protein, with the protein MRLSPGRLLPPWAGTLAAKAAAFITGMCCALAALLGVLVHVSVTHQTVDQARDRALQRLAEVTEDYEAGDTLRRGAGLDPPGLPAPLRKMAAGGERGTMVAEHRGRPTMWAAGPADGGRALAVGIDYSQQARTIDGLDRAILWSSALAIGATLLVGSFAVTRVTRRLHTTARVARRITAGDLDARVGDPRTKDADRPQDEVAAVAAALDSMAASLQGKLLAEQRFTADVAHELRTPLTGLHAAAELLPPGRPTELVRDRVAALRTLTEDLLEISRLDTGRERLDAETEQLGPLAERVVRAAGAAGAGTTEVRVVRDLSVETDRRRLERVLGNLVANAHRHGRAPVVLTVDGPVVTVRDHGDGYPEYLLAHGPQRFRTEGGSKGHGLGLTIALGQAEVLGARLEFANAPDGGAVATLTLPQRP; encoded by the coding sequence ATGAGGCTCAGCCCCGGGCGCCTGCTGCCCCCGTGGGCGGGCACGCTCGCGGCGAAGGCCGCGGCCTTCATCACCGGGATGTGCTGCGCGCTCGCCGCCCTGCTCGGCGTGCTCGTCCACGTCTCGGTGACGCACCAGACCGTCGACCAGGCCCGCGACCGGGCGCTGCAACGGCTGGCGGAGGTGACCGAGGACTACGAGGCCGGCGACACCCTCCGGCGGGGCGCGGGCCTCGATCCGCCGGGGCTGCCCGCGCCGTTGCGGAAGATGGCGGCGGGCGGCGAGCGGGGCACGATGGTCGCCGAGCACCGCGGGCGGCCCACGATGTGGGCGGCGGGTCCCGCCGACGGCGGCCGGGCCCTCGCCGTCGGGATCGACTACTCCCAGCAGGCCCGCACCATCGACGGGCTCGACCGGGCGATCCTGTGGTCGTCCGCGCTGGCGATCGGGGCGACGCTGCTGGTGGGCTCGTTCGCGGTGACGCGGGTGACCAGGCGGCTGCACACCACGGCCCGGGTGGCGCGGCGGATCACCGCGGGGGACCTGGACGCGCGGGTCGGCGACCCCCGTACGAAGGACGCGGACCGGCCGCAGGACGAGGTGGCGGCGGTCGCCGCGGCGCTGGACTCGATGGCGGCCTCCCTCCAGGGCAAGCTGCTCGCCGAGCAGCGGTTCACCGCGGACGTGGCGCACGAGCTGCGCACCCCCCTGACCGGGCTGCACGCGGCGGCGGAGCTGCTGCCGCCCGGGCGGCCCACCGAGCTGGTCCGGGACCGGGTGGCCGCCCTGCGCACGCTCACCGAGGACCTGCTGGAGATCTCCCGGCTGGACACCGGGCGGGAGCGGCTGGACGCGGAGACCGAGCAGCTCGGGCCGCTGGCCGAGCGGGTGGTGCGGGCGGCGGGGGCCGCGGGCGCCGGGACCACGGAGGTGAGGGTCGTCCGGGACCTGTCGGTGGAGACGGACCGGCGGCGGCTGGAGCGGGTGCTCGGCAATCTGGTCGCCAACGCGCACCGGCACGGACGGGCTCCGGTGGTGCTGACCGTGGACGGGCCGGTCGTCACCGTGCGGGATCACGGAGACGGCTATCCGGAGTACCTCCTGGCGCACGGGCCCCAGCGGTTCCGTACGGAGGGCGGGTCGAAGGGGCACGGGCTGGGACTGACGATCGCGCTCGGCCAGGCGGAGGTGCTCGGCGCGCGGCTGGAGTTCGCCAACGCGCCGGACGGCGGGGCGGTGGCCACGCTGACGCTGCCGCAGCGGCCCTGA
- the ligD gene encoding non-homologous end-joining DNA ligase, translated as MAPITEVEGRRVALSNLEKVLYPAAGFTKGEVLHYYATVAGVLLPHLRDRPVSFLRYPDGPDGQLFFTKNVPPGTPEWVTTAEVDRTEGPTRMVLVQDLPSLMWAANLVTEFHTHQWVAGAPDEADRLVFDLDPGPPATVVHCCEVALWLRERLAADGIEAYAKTSGAKGLHLLAAVRGSSSERVTEYAKALAVEAERTMPRLVVHRMTKSLRPGKVFVDWSQNAARKTTATPYTLRARAEPTVSAPVTWEEVEGCRAAGQLAFRAGDVGPRVQDYGDLLAPLFERRRAGVLP; from the coding sequence ATGGCGCCTATCACGGAGGTGGAGGGGCGGCGGGTCGCGCTCAGCAATCTGGAGAAGGTGCTGTATCCCGCGGCCGGCTTCACCAAGGGGGAGGTACTGCACTACTACGCGACGGTCGCCGGGGTGCTGCTGCCGCACCTGCGGGACCGCCCGGTGTCCTTCCTGAGGTATCCGGACGGGCCGGACGGCCAGCTCTTCTTCACCAAGAACGTGCCGCCGGGTACGCCCGAGTGGGTCACCACGGCCGAGGTGGACAGGACGGAGGGGCCGACGCGGATGGTGCTGGTGCAGGACCTGCCGAGCCTGATGTGGGCGGCGAACCTCGTCACCGAGTTCCACACCCACCAGTGGGTGGCCGGCGCCCCCGACGAGGCCGACCGGCTGGTGTTCGACCTCGATCCCGGGCCGCCCGCGACCGTGGTCCACTGCTGCGAGGTGGCGCTGTGGCTGCGCGAGCGGCTGGCGGCCGACGGGATCGAGGCGTACGCCAAGACCTCCGGGGCCAAGGGGCTGCATCTGCTGGCGGCCGTGCGCGGATCGTCGTCCGAGCGGGTGACGGAGTACGCCAAGGCGCTCGCGGTGGAGGCGGAGCGGACCATGCCGAGGCTCGTCGTGCACCGGATGACGAAGAGCCTGCGGCCGGGGAAGGTGTTCGTCGACTGGAGCCAGAACGCCGCGCGGAAGACCACGGCCACCCCCTACACCCTGCGGGCGCGGGCCGAGCCGACGGTGTCGGCGCCGGTGACGTGGGAGGAGGTCGAGGGATGCCGGGCGGCCGGGCAACTGGCGTTCCGGGCGGGGGACGTGGGACCGCGGGTGCAGGACTACGGCGACCTGCTCGCGCCGCTGTTCGAGCGGCGGCGGGCGGGCGTGCTGCCGTGA
- a CDS encoding cytochrome P450, producing MRRERSPVSGAPVEAAEAVWSCPFDFAEALEFDPLLRKLLEEHPVARITMPYGEGEAWLVTRYDDVRTVTTDRRFSRKAVTGRDFPRMTPEPIVQSEAINLMDPPAVTRLRGLVAKGFTAGQVERMRGRTERVVDELLTAMAAHDAPDLFAHLASPLPMHTICEVLDIPEPDRKRLRHNALTMMNIGAAGKEAAVRAKAELRAYFTELTAERRRAPGQDLISSLATARVGDDLLDDRELAVMAMVLLITGQDTTTYEIANLAYLLLTRDDLLSALRDRPELLPRALDEMLRHIPFRKGVGIPRIATEDVELGGVTIRAGDVVHVSYLTANRDAEKFPNPHDIDLTRPAVPHMTFGWGSHHCLGAPLAEMEMRVALQALLTRFPGLRLAVPPEDIRWNTTSIWRHPLALPVTW from the coding sequence ATGCGGCGGGAGCGGTCCCCCGTCTCTGGAGCCCCTGTGGAAGCAGCGGAAGCCGTCTGGTCCTGCCCGTTCGACTTCGCGGAAGCGCTCGAATTCGACCCGCTTCTCCGGAAGTTACTGGAAGAACACCCCGTAGCCCGGATCACCATGCCGTACGGCGAGGGCGAGGCCTGGCTGGTGACTCGGTACGACGACGTGCGTACGGTCACCACCGACCGGCGCTTCAGCCGCAAGGCGGTCACCGGGCGCGACTTCCCGCGTATGACGCCCGAGCCCATCGTGCAGTCGGAGGCCATCAACCTGATGGACCCGCCCGCCGTCACCCGCCTGCGCGGCCTGGTGGCCAAAGGATTCACCGCCGGCCAGGTGGAGCGGATGCGGGGACGCACCGAGCGCGTCGTGGACGAGCTGCTGACCGCCATGGCGGCACACGACGCCCCCGACCTGTTCGCCCATCTCGCCTCCCCGCTGCCGATGCACACCATCTGCGAGGTGCTGGACATCCCGGAGCCCGACCGGAAACGGCTGCGGCACAACGCCCTGACGATGATGAACATCGGCGCGGCCGGCAAGGAGGCCGCCGTACGCGCCAAGGCGGAACTGCGCGCCTACTTCACCGAACTCACCGCCGAGCGCCGCCGCGCCCCCGGGCAGGACCTGATCAGCTCGCTGGCCACCGCCCGGGTCGGCGACGACCTGCTGGACGACCGCGAGCTGGCGGTGATGGCCATGGTCCTCCTCATCACGGGCCAGGACACCACCACCTACGAGATCGCCAACCTCGCCTATCTGCTCCTCACCCGCGACGACCTGCTGTCCGCGCTGCGGGACCGGCCGGAGCTGCTGCCCCGCGCACTGGACGAGATGCTGCGCCACATCCCCTTCCGCAAGGGGGTCGGCATCCCCCGGATCGCCACGGAGGACGTGGAACTGGGCGGGGTGACCATCCGCGCCGGCGACGTGGTGCACGTCTCCTACCTCACCGCCAACCGGGACGCGGAGAAGTTCCCGAACCCGCACGACATCGACCTGACGCGGCCCGCCGTGCCGCACATGACCTTCGGCTGGGGCTCCCACCACTGCCTGGGCGCCCCTCTGGCGGAGATGGAGATGCGGGTGGCGCTTCAGGCGCTGCTGACCCGCTTCCCCGGCCTCCGGCTCGCGGTGCCACCGGAAGACATCCGGTGGAACACCACGTCGATCTGGCGTCACCCGCTCGCGTTACCCGTGACCTGGTGA
- a CDS encoding Ku protein gives MRSIWNGAISFGLVSIPIKLVNATESYAVSFRQIHAEDGGRIRYRKVCELEDREVTQSEIGKAYEDADGSMIPITDEDLAHLPIPTAKTIEIVAFVPADRIDPLQMDAAYYLAASGAPAAKPYTLLREALKRSNRVAIAKFALRGRERLGMLRVVGDAIAMHGLLWPDEVRAPEGVAPDANVTVRDQELDLADALMDTLGEIDLGDLHDEYREALEEVVAAKAAGEAPPESPEPASPGKVLDLMAALENSVRAARESRGEGEPAEAEVRTLPRRGTPSRATPKETGGKKSTSTAKKTAAKKTASGEKKPAASARKTTAKTTAKKTASGEKAASATKKTAAKKTPSRRHTA, from the coding sequence GTGAGATCCATCTGGAACGGCGCCATCTCCTTCGGCCTGGTGAGCATTCCGATCAAGCTGGTGAACGCCACCGAGAGCTACGCGGTCTCCTTCCGCCAGATCCACGCGGAGGACGGCGGCCGGATCCGCTACCGCAAGGTGTGCGAACTGGAGGACCGCGAGGTCACCCAGTCGGAGATCGGCAAGGCGTACGAGGACGCGGACGGCTCGATGATCCCGATCACCGACGAGGACCTGGCCCACCTGCCGATCCCGACCGCCAAGACGATCGAGATCGTGGCGTTCGTCCCGGCCGACCGGATCGACCCCCTCCAGATGGACGCCGCGTACTACCTCGCCGCGAGCGGCGCCCCCGCCGCCAAGCCGTACACCCTGCTGCGCGAGGCCCTCAAACGCAGCAACCGGGTCGCCATCGCCAAGTTCGCGCTGCGCGGCCGGGAGCGCCTGGGCATGCTGCGCGTGGTCGGCGACGCGATCGCGATGCACGGGCTGCTGTGGCCGGACGAGGTCCGCGCGCCCGAGGGCGTAGCCCCGGACGCGAACGTCACCGTCCGCGACCAGGAGCTGGATCTCGCGGACGCCCTGATGGACACCCTCGGCGAGATCGACCTCGGCGACCTGCACGACGAGTACCGCGAGGCCCTGGAGGAGGTCGTCGCCGCGAAGGCCGCCGGCGAGGCGCCCCCGGAGAGCCCCGAGCCGGCCTCGCCGGGCAAGGTGCTGGACCTGATGGCGGCCCTGGAGAACAGCGTCCGGGCGGCGCGCGAGTCCCGCGGCGAGGGGGAACCCGCGGAGGCCGAGGTCAGAACCCTTCCGCGACGCGGCACCCCGTCCCGCGCGACACCGAAGGAGACCGGCGGCAAGAAGTCGACGTCCACGGCGAAGAAGACGGCGGCGAAGAAGACGGCGTCCGGCGAGAAGAAGCCGGCCGCGTCCGCGAGGAAGACGACGGCCAAGACCACCGCGAAGAAGACGGCGTCCGGGGAGAAGGCGGCGTCCGCCACCAAGAAGACGGCGGCGAAGAAGACCCCCTCCCGCAGACACACGGCCTGA
- a CDS encoding FtsW/RodA/SpoVE family cell cycle protein — protein MTKAGSGITAAAAADAPAAAARLPRRRGVELSLLVLAVLLSVFGYCDVGLAQHGTIPPGAAGYGAGLGVLALLAHLAVRLRAPYADPLLLPIGVLLNGLGLVLIYRLDLETPGDRAAPTQLVWSTLGVALFIVVVLLLRDHRLLQRYAYVCVAAALVLLTVPILFPAVNGARIWVRIAGFSIQPGEFAKVLLAVFFAAYLAANRSALAYAGRRVWRLQLPTGRVLGPIVAVWLVSVGVLVLERDLGTSLLFFGLFVVLLYVATGRTGWIAVGLLLAALGAVAVGRLEPHVHGRIEDWLHPFATIEAGQGAGQLAQSLFAFAAGGMTGTGLGLGHSVLIGFATKSDFILATAGEELGFAGLSAIFLLYALLVERGYRAGLLLRDPFGRLLAVGLASIVALQVFVIAGGVTGLIPLTGMAMPFLAQGGSSVVTNWAIVALLIRVSDCARRQYDGRVAP, from the coding sequence ATGACGAAGGCCGGATCCGGAATCACCGCGGCAGCGGCGGCGGACGCGCCCGCCGCCGCTGCCCGCCTTCCCCGGCGCCGCGGCGTCGAGCTCTCCCTGCTCGTCCTGGCCGTCCTGCTCAGCGTGTTCGGCTACTGCGACGTGGGCCTCGCCCAGCACGGCACCATCCCGCCCGGCGCCGCCGGTTACGGCGCCGGGCTCGGCGTGCTCGCGCTGCTCGCGCACCTCGCGGTGCGGCTGCGGGCGCCGTACGCCGATCCGCTGCTGCTGCCCATCGGCGTCCTGCTCAACGGGCTGGGCCTGGTGCTGATCTACCGGCTCGACCTGGAGACGCCGGGCGACCGGGCGGCCCCCACCCAGTTGGTGTGGTCGACGCTGGGCGTGGCGCTGTTCATCGTCGTCGTCCTGCTCCTGCGCGACCACCGTCTGCTCCAGCGCTACGCCTACGTCTGCGTCGCCGCCGCGCTGGTCCTGCTGACGGTGCCGATCCTGTTCCCGGCCGTGAACGGGGCCCGCATCTGGGTCCGGATCGCCGGCTTCTCCATCCAGCCGGGCGAGTTCGCGAAGGTGCTGCTGGCCGTGTTCTTCGCCGCGTACCTCGCCGCCAACCGCAGCGCGCTCGCGTACGCGGGCCGCCGGGTGTGGCGGCTTCAGCTCCCCACCGGGCGGGTGCTCGGGCCGATCGTCGCGGTGTGGCTGGTGAGCGTGGGCGTGCTGGTCCTGGAGCGGGACCTCGGTACCTCGCTGCTGTTCTTCGGCCTGTTCGTCGTCCTGCTGTACGTGGCCACCGGCCGCACCGGCTGGATCGCCGTCGGTCTGCTGCTGGCCGCGCTGGGCGCCGTCGCGGTGGGCCGGCTGGAGCCGCATGTGCACGGCAGGATCGAGGACTGGCTGCACCCGTTCGCCACGATCGAGGCCGGGCAGGGCGCCGGCCAGCTGGCCCAGTCGCTGTTCGCGTTCGCGGCGGGCGGGATGACCGGGACGGGGCTGGGGCTCGGCCACTCCGTGCTCATCGGCTTCGCCACCAAGTCCGACTTCATCCTGGCCACCGCCGGGGAGGAGCTGGGCTTCGCCGGGCTGAGCGCCATCTTCCTGCTGTACGCGCTGCTCGTGGAGCGCGGCTACCGGGCGGGCCTGCTGCTGCGCGACCCCTTCGGCCGGCTGCTGGCGGTGGGGCTCGCCTCGATCGTGGCGCTCCAGGTGTTCGTCATCGCCGGCGGGGTCACCGGGCTGATCCCGCTGACCGGCATGGCGATGCCCTTCCTGGCGCAGGGCGGGTCGTCGGTCGTCACCAACTGGGCGATCGTGGCGCTGCTGATCCGGGTCAGCGACTGCGCGCGCCGCCAGTACGACGGGCGGGTGGCGCCGTGA
- a CDS encoding AurF N-oxygenase family protein has translation MTTLTEADALEGLRDALGLLKDREQVAERLLDSSAKHSFDPDKELDWDAPFEEGKWFWPPELVSLYDTPLWKRMSEEQRILLSRHEAAALASLGIWFELILMQLLVRHIYDKAATSAHVRYALTEIEDECRHSKMFARLIQRGDTPWYPVSRVHQHLGRLFKTISTTPGSFTATLLGEEVLDWMQRLTFPDERVQPLIRGVTRIHVVEEARHVRYAREELRRQMVTAPKWSQEFTRVTSGEFARVFSVAFINPEVYTNVGLDKREAMAQVKASAHRREVMQTGAKRLTDFLDDIGVLRGVGRRLWRSSGLLA, from the coding sequence ATGACGACCCTGACGGAAGCCGACGCGCTCGAAGGACTGCGCGACGCGCTCGGCCTGCTCAAGGACCGCGAGCAGGTGGCCGAGCGACTGCTCGACTCTTCCGCCAAGCACTCCTTCGACCCGGACAAGGAACTGGACTGGGACGCGCCCTTCGAGGAGGGCAAGTGGTTCTGGCCGCCGGAGCTGGTGTCGCTCTACGACACCCCGCTGTGGAAGCGGATGAGCGAGGAGCAGCGGATCCTGCTGTCCCGGCACGAGGCGGCGGCGCTCGCCTCGCTCGGCATCTGGTTCGAGCTGATCCTCATGCAGCTCCTGGTGCGGCACATCTACGACAAGGCGGCGACGAGCGCCCACGTCCGGTACGCGCTGACCGAGATCGAGGACGAGTGCCGGCACTCGAAGATGTTCGCCCGGCTGATCCAGCGCGGCGACACGCCGTGGTACCCCGTCAGCCGCGTCCACCAGCACCTGGGACGGCTGTTCAAGACGATCTCCACCACGCCCGGCTCCTTCACGGCCACGCTGCTCGGCGAGGAGGTCCTGGACTGGATGCAGCGGCTGACCTTCCCCGACGAGCGGGTGCAGCCGCTCATCCGGGGCGTCACGCGGATCCACGTGGTGGAGGAGGCCCGCCACGTCCGGTACGCCCGTGAGGAGCTGCGCCGGCAGATGGTGACGGCCCCGAAGTGGTCCCAGGAGTTCACCCGCGTCACCTCCGGCGAGTTCGCCCGGGTCTTCTCGGTCGCCTTCATCAACCCCGAGGTGTACACGAACGTGGGTCTCGACAAGCGGGAGGCGATGGCCCAGGTGAAGGCCAGCGCCCACCGCCGCGAGGTCATGCAGACCGGCGCGAAGCGGCTGACGGACTTCCTGGACGACATCGGCGTCCTGCGGGGCGTGGGCCGCCGCCTGTGGCGGTCGTCGGGGCTGCTCGCGTAG
- a CDS encoding penicillin-binding transpeptidase domain-containing protein: protein MTRYIRHAAAFCVLLLAALLVNAARVQIVQAPSYDANPANRRPEIARYQQPRGDILVGGETVTGSRDTSEHLRYERTYADGPLYAPVTGFASQEYGTTLLEHTEDGVLSGTDPMLIPFPLWHDRARGRGPGGDVVTTIDPAAQRAAYRGLGRRKGAVAAVEPSSGRILALVSTPSYDPGELSGNGAAATRSWARLNRHPDRPMLNRAVRQTYPPGSTFKVVTAAAALDARVVRDVDAPTRSPDPYTLPGTRTRLTNALRGCADASLRVAFERSCNTVFAKLGVDVGVARMAATARGFGFNDTDLRIPFSVARSTFDTSVDRAQLALSSIGQYNTRATPLQMAMVAAAVAGGGQVREPYLVERTVRAGGGTVAAAGSRPVRRAMFPSTAARLKQLMTDVVENGTGARAAIRGARVGGKTGTAQHGVDNSGVPYAWFVSWAQGHGDLEPKVAVAVVVEDAAADRADITGGGVAAPIARAVMEAVLASGGGRGEG from the coding sequence GTGACCCGGTACATCCGGCACGCCGCCGCCTTCTGCGTGCTGCTGCTGGCCGCCCTGCTGGTGAACGCCGCCCGCGTGCAGATCGTGCAGGCCCCCTCCTACGACGCCAACCCCGCCAACCGCCGCCCGGAGATCGCCCGCTACCAGCAGCCGCGCGGCGACATCCTGGTCGGCGGTGAGACGGTCACCGGCTCCCGGGACACCAGCGAGCATCTGCGCTACGAGCGGACCTACGCCGACGGCCCGCTGTACGCGCCGGTCACCGGCTTCGCCTCGCAGGAGTACGGCACCACGCTGCTGGAGCACACCGAGGACGGGGTGCTGTCGGGGACGGACCCGATGCTCATCCCGTTCCCGCTCTGGCACGACCGTGCCCGCGGCCGCGGCCCCGGCGGGGACGTGGTGACCACGATCGACCCGGCCGCGCAGCGGGCGGCCTACCGGGGGCTGGGCCGGCGCAAGGGGGCGGTGGCGGCCGTCGAGCCGTCCTCCGGCCGGATCCTGGCGCTGGTGTCGACTCCGTCGTACGACCCCGGGGAGCTGTCCGGCAACGGCGCGGCGGCCACCCGCTCCTGGGCGCGGCTGAACCGCCACCCGGACCGGCCGATGCTCAACCGGGCGGTGCGGCAGACGTATCCGCCGGGCTCGACGTTCAAGGTGGTCACCGCGGCGGCGGCGCTGGACGCCCGGGTGGTGCGCGATGTGGACGCGCCCACCCGCTCCCCCGATCCGTACACGCTGCCCGGGACGCGGACCAGGCTGACCAACGCCTTGCGCGGGTGCGCCGACGCCTCGCTGCGGGTGGCGTTCGAGCGGTCCTGCAACACGGTGTTCGCGAAACTGGGCGTGGACGTGGGCGTGGCGCGCATGGCGGCGACGGCGAGGGGCTTCGGCTTCAACGACACGGACCTGCGGATTCCGTTCTCTGTCGCGCGGAGCACCTTCGACACCTCCGTGGACCGGGCGCAGCTCGCGCTGTCGTCGATCGGGCAGTACAACACGCGGGCCACGCCGCTCCAGATGGCGATGGTGGCGGCGGCCGTGGCGGGCGGGGGGCAGGTACGGGAGCCGTATCTGGTGGAGCGGACGGTGCGGGCGGGCGGCGGCACGGTGGCCGCGGCCGGGTCCCGGCCCGTGCGGCGGGCCATGTTCCCGTCGACCGCGGCGCGGCTGAAGCAGCTCATGACGGACGTGGTGGAGAACGGCACCGGCGCCCGGGCCGCCATCCGCGGCGCGCGGGTGGGCGGCAAGACCGGCACCGCCCAGCACGGCGTGGACAACTCCGGGGTGCCCTACGCCTGGTTCGTCTCCTGGGCGCAGGGCCACGGGGACCTGGAGCCGAAGGTGGCGGTCGCGGTGGTGGTGGAGGACGCGGCGGCGGACCGCGCGGACATCACGGGCGGCGGGGTGGCGGCACCGATCGCGCGGGCGGTGATGGAGGCGGTCCTCGCCTCCGGGGGCGGACGGGGGGAGGGTTGA
- a CDS encoding protein-tyrosine phosphatase family protein: MRTPGRQPDVPAPDSPWSEIVPGLWMGGHEFRKDSGQLEFAVVRDEFDLVQTLLRLPGHGPDPDVEHQCWPIPDGPLDGTQLAGVMRLAEAACAALDAGRRVLVRCYHGYNRSGLVVAHALIRRGRTAEEAIRLIRARRSPWALHNELFTEYLRVGLSTARLLEELAE; the protein is encoded by the coding sequence TTGCGGACCCCCGGGAGGCAACCCGACGTACCGGCCCCGGACAGCCCGTGGAGCGAGATCGTGCCCGGGCTGTGGATGGGCGGGCACGAGTTCAGGAAGGACTCCGGGCAGCTGGAGTTCGCCGTGGTGCGGGACGAGTTCGACCTGGTGCAGACGCTGCTGCGCCTGCCCGGGCACGGACCCGACCCCGATGTCGAACACCAGTGCTGGCCGATACCCGACGGGCCGCTCGACGGGACCCAGCTCGCCGGTGTGATGCGGCTGGCCGAGGCCGCGTGCGCGGCCCTGGACGCGGGCCGCCGGGTCCTCGTCCGCTGCTACCACGGCTACAACCGGTCCGGCCTGGTCGTCGCGCACGCGCTGATCCGGCGGGGCCGGACCGCCGAGGAGGCCATCCGCCTGATCCGGGCCCGCCGCTCGCCCTGGGCGCTGCACAACGAGCTGTTCACGGAGTACCTGCGGGTGGGGCTGTCCACCGCCCGGCTGCTGGAGGAGCTGGCCGAGTAG
- a CDS encoding nuclease-related domain-containing protein has translation MTAMRVVPAWRHGRERLYVCLPDGRNIAWYDREAARVNVLGEDRRDEVLEALGPFLTGPVAVGPPPVPTPAELARLSLHPDDDLAPNRPGEAHLIALDRDPGPARRFRPDPRRRALAAEETVGEALDGFDGAGWHTLHSLPLPGGDRIHHLLIGPGGLFAVYALYARRQRVRIADPEVALGRRAPRPLLRRVRADADRASYALTAEVRAVLALVGPAEVSVTVAPRGVRVLRDEELAGLARQGGVLKPADVEALHALARDRHTWARL, from the coding sequence ATGACTGCGATGCGCGTCGTACCGGCCTGGCGGCACGGCCGGGAGCGGCTCTACGTCTGCCTCCCGGACGGCAGGAACATCGCCTGGTACGACCGGGAGGCCGCCCGGGTCAACGTCCTCGGCGAGGACCGCAGGGACGAGGTCCTGGAAGCCCTGGGCCCCTTCCTGACCGGCCCGGTCGCGGTGGGCCCGCCCCCGGTGCCCACCCCCGCCGAGCTGGCCCGCCTCTCCCTCCACCCGGACGACGACCTGGCCCCCAACCGCCCCGGCGAGGCCCACCTGATCGCCCTGGACCGCGACCCCGGCCCCGCCCGCCGCTTCCGGCCCGACCCGCGCCGCCGCGCCCTGGCCGCGGAGGAGACGGTGGGGGAGGCCCTGGACGGCTTCGACGGCGCCGGCTGGCACACCCTGCACTCCCTGCCGCTGCCCGGCGGCGACCGCATCCACCACCTGCTGATCGGCCCCGGCGGCCTCTTCGCCGTGTACGCGCTGTACGCCCGCAGGCAGCGGGTCCGGATCGCCGACCCGGAGGTCGCGCTGGGCCGGCGGGCGCCGCGGCCGCTGCTGCGCCGGGTCCGCGCCGACGCGGACCGGGCCTCCTACGCCCTGACCGCCGAGGTCCGCGCCGTACTGGCCCTGGTCGGCCCGGCGGAGGTGTCGGTCACGGTGGCGCCGCGCGGGGTCCGCGTCCTGCGGGACGAGGAGCTGGCCGGCCTGGCCCGCCAGGGCGGGGTGCTCAAACCGGCCGACGTGGAGGCCCTGCACGCGCTGGCCCGGGACCGCCACACCTGGGCGCGCCTGTGA
- a CDS encoding SH3 domain-containing protein yields MSLSLNPSRATARRLATALAGGALAAAVVVTPAAAYDGPRDDSRTTAQSGGDNRDDGRDNGQSNSQGDGRDNGQGNGTGTGNGNGNGQNNGRDDNRRDDPRDSGRYRGVVTADKLALRSAPDRGSRVIRYAHRGEVVSIRCKTAGPSVKGNPLWYLLTDGTWAWGAARYIDNLGPAPRWC; encoded by the coding sequence ATGTCCCTGTCCCTGAACCCCTCACGCGCCACCGCCCGCCGTCTCGCCACAGCTCTCGCCGGGGGCGCGCTCGCCGCTGCGGTCGTCGTCACGCCCGCCGCCGCGTACGACGGGCCGAGGGACGACTCCCGGACCACCGCCCAGAGCGGCGGCGACAACCGGGACGACGGCCGGGACAACGGCCAGAGCAACAGTCAGGGCGACGGCCGCGACAACGGTCAGGGCAACGGCACCGGCACCGGCAACGGCAACGGCAACGGCCAGAACAACGGCCGCGACGACAACCGTCGCGACGACCCGCGCGACTCCGGCCGGTACAGAGGCGTGGTCACCGCCGACAAGCTCGCCCTGCGCAGCGCGCCCGACCGCGGCTCGCGGGTCATCCGGTACGCCCACCGCGGCGAGGTCGTCTCCATCCGCTGCAAGACCGCCGGGCCCTCGGTGAAGGGCAACCCGCTCTGGTACCTCCTCACGGACGGCACCTGGGCGTGGGGCGCGGCCCGCTACATCGACAACCTCGGTCCCGCGCCGCGCTGGTGCTGA